One window from the genome of Candidatus Sulfotelmatobacter sp. encodes:
- a CDS encoding ABC transporter substrate-binding protein — protein MSRIRRSLAALALGLSLSGASPARSRAATAPPALDAHAADSLSTRRPAGATRKSLERWAQSASLSDLMWILRRDPAELGEVGPMLAAAAYRHVPADRAALRQRLWVRLDEASRKSIGHRSGGGPPASEASATLARPLASVFRVAAILPDSGDYADFARELRIGLDAGLASIPAPGGHTPELELWSTGNDHPARCAAALDQASRHCGVLVGELLSVNTIALATGARLLDLPLISPTATDEAIGTVGPGVFQIGPSGWSRGAALARSLVDKPGLRVGALISGGLERNAFALGFGAEAESLGGAQVWMQGYPPGTTFRDEVRAMGMQRLDALLWDGESREAETLLRELARQKVSVRLCGGEELSPERMHAESRLLLDGVRIVADEWRLPSDQQAALDSIVAARGESRSTGIHVRGWLAGRAIAEALASGALCPEEVAAALAARCGAGPWLASHRFLDVFREGATLPLVEVSHGKTSPVVP, from the coding sequence GTGAGCCGAATCCGCCGCTCGCTCGCCGCCCTGGCGCTGGGCCTGTCGCTCTCCGGCGCCTCGCCGGCGCGGTCGCGGGCCGCCACCGCGCCCCCGGCGCTCGATGCGCACGCCGCCGATTCGCTGTCGACTCGGCGCCCGGCCGGCGCGACGCGCAAGAGTCTCGAGCGCTGGGCGCAAAGCGCCTCGCTCTCCGACTTGATGTGGATTCTGCGTCGCGATCCCGCCGAGCTGGGCGAAGTCGGACCGATGCTCGCCGCGGCCGCCTATCGCCACGTGCCCGCCGACCGCGCGGCGCTGCGACAGCGGCTCTGGGTGCGACTCGACGAGGCCTCGCGCAAGTCGATCGGGCACCGAAGCGGCGGCGGCCCGCCGGCGAGCGAGGCCTCCGCGACACTCGCGCGACCGCTGGCCTCGGTGTTCCGCGTCGCCGCGATTCTTCCCGACAGCGGCGACTACGCCGACTTCGCGCGCGAGCTCCGGATCGGGCTCGACGCCGGGCTCGCTTCGATTCCCGCTCCCGGCGGCCACACGCCGGAGCTCGAGCTGTGGAGCACCGGCAACGACCATCCCGCGCGCTGCGCTGCCGCCCTCGACCAGGCCTCGCGGCATTGCGGCGTTCTGGTCGGCGAGCTGCTGAGCGTCAACACCATCGCGCTCGCCACCGGCGCGCGACTGCTCGACCTCCCGCTCATATCGCCCACCGCCACCGACGAAGCGATCGGGACCGTCGGCCCGGGCGTGTTCCAGATCGGCCCGTCGGGCTGGAGCCGCGGCGCCGCGCTGGCGCGCTCGCTGGTGGACAAGCCCGGCCTGCGCGTCGGCGCGCTGATCTCCGGCGGGCTCGAGCGCAACGCCTTCGCGCTCGGCTTCGGCGCCGAGGCCGAATCGCTGGGGGGCGCTCAAGTCTGGATGCAGGGCTATCCGCCCGGCACGACGTTTCGCGACGAGGTGCGGGCGATGGGCATGCAGCGTCTCGACGCGCTGCTCTGGGACGGCGAGTCGCGCGAGGCCGAAACACTGCTGCGCGAGCTGGCGCGCCAGAAGGTCAGCGTGCGGTTGTGTGGCGGCGAAGAGCTGTCGCCGGAGCGCATGCATGCCGAGAGCCGTCTGCTGCTCGACGGCGTCCGCATCGTCGCCGACGAGTGGCGCCTCCCGTCCGACCAGCAGGCCGCCCTCGACAGCATCGTCGCCGCGCGCGGCGAATCGCGCTCGACCGGCATCCATGTGCGCGGCTGGCTGGCCGGGCGCGCGATCGCCGAGGCGCTGGCGAGCGGCGCGCTATGCCCCGAGGAAGTGGCCGCCGCGCTCGCCGCGCGCTGTGGCGCGGGGCCGTGGCTGGCGAGTCACCGCTTCCTCGACGTGTTCCGCGAGGGCGCCACGCTGCCGCTGGTGGAGGTGTCACACGGCAAGACCAGCCCGGTGGTCCCGTAG
- a CDS encoding bifunctional nuclease family protein — protein MNVVEARVHGLILEKSTQQNIVVLREVDGERILPIWIGPGEAQAIRRILAEESFPRPLTHDLLVLIVEGLRAKISRVVIADLRENTFFASVFVERESEVLSIDARPSDSIAVALRAKAPIYVNEKLLQPPPQAEERESSEPTEETPPERPLTEEEQAERLRRYLEKLNPEDFGKFNP, from the coding sequence GTGAACGTGGTCGAAGCCCGTGTCCACGGGCTGATCCTCGAGAAGAGCACGCAGCAGAACATCGTCGTGCTTCGCGAAGTCGATGGCGAGCGCATCCTCCCGATCTGGATCGGACCCGGCGAAGCCCAGGCGATCCGACGCATCCTCGCCGAGGAGAGCTTTCCGCGCCCGCTGACGCACGATCTGCTGGTGCTGATCGTCGAGGGGCTGCGAGCCAAGATCTCGCGAGTGGTGATCGCCGATCTGCGCGAAAACACCTTCTTCGCCAGCGTGTTCGTCGAGCGCGAGAGCGAGGTGCTGTCGATCGATGCGCGCCCTTCGGACTCGATCGCGGTGGCGCTGCGCGCCAAGGCCCCGATCTACGTGAACGAGAAGCTCTTGCAGCCCCCGCCTCAGGCCGAGGAGCGAGAGTCGAGTGAGCCCACCGAGGAGACGCCCCCCGAGCGGCCCCTCACCGAGGAGGAGCAGGCAGAGCGCCTGCGTCGCTACCTCGAGAAGCTGAATCCGGAAGACTTCGGCAAGTTCAATCCGTGA
- a CDS encoding peptidyl-prolyl cis-trans isomerase produces MMLAAGVPANAAKSTRTDKSSKSSKSKTSSGAKPAAPVPESLQVLVKIGKETITRGDAQRRLEELPEQVRGSYTTPEGRQQLLDRMIEEKVWMLKATQEGVPARPDVQRQLEQSRRDLIIRTYLNEVMSSNPAPTDSQARVYYDAHLSEYKLPATVTMRHIQSKTPADSKKMLGYARAKGADFAALAKKYSADTLTRANGGALGTVTREGMFGSLGAQPALAESAFALGEGKIGGPYKTNRGYHVIKVESIHLESTRPFDQVRSIIMRQLSSQSASDYYRTQLDKARNDVGITPDSTAIKSFLSTRRSARDLFKEAQEAGPPAERVAKYQALLEQYPDSDVSPQAQFMIGFIYSEELKKYDQAEQAFRQLLARYPKSELAPSAQWMVDHMRTEDAPSFLNLEADSTRGGASSGSKKGPTGKP; encoded by the coding sequence ATGATGCTGGCCGCCGGAGTCCCGGCGAACGCCGCCAAGAGCACCAGGACCGACAAGAGCAGCAAGTCGTCGAAGAGCAAGACCTCCTCGGGTGCCAAGCCCGCGGCCCCGGTGCCGGAATCGCTGCAGGTGCTGGTGAAGATCGGCAAGGAGACCATCACGCGCGGTGACGCTCAGCGTCGCCTCGAGGAGCTGCCCGAGCAGGTGCGGGGCAGCTACACCACTCCCGAAGGGCGCCAGCAGCTGCTGGATCGGATGATCGAGGAGAAGGTGTGGATGCTGAAGGCGACCCAGGAGGGCGTGCCCGCGCGGCCCGATGTTCAGCGGCAGCTCGAGCAGTCGCGCCGCGATCTCATCATCCGCACTTATCTGAACGAAGTGATGTCGAGCAACCCGGCGCCGACCGATTCGCAGGCGCGGGTCTACTACGATGCTCACCTTTCCGAATACAAGCTCCCGGCCACGGTGACGATGCGCCACATCCAATCGAAGACCCCGGCCGATTCCAAGAAGATGCTGGGTTACGCGCGCGCCAAGGGCGCGGACTTCGCCGCGCTCGCCAAGAAGTACTCGGCTGACACCCTCACTCGCGCCAACGGCGGCGCGCTCGGCACGGTGACCAGGGAAGGCATGTTCGGATCGCTCGGTGCGCAACCGGCCCTGGCCGAATCGGCGTTCGCGCTCGGCGAGGGCAAGATCGGCGGCCCCTACAAGACCAACCGCGGCTATCACGTGATCAAGGTCGAGAGCATTCATCTCGAGAGCACGCGCCCATTCGACCAGGTCCGCTCGATCATCATGCGCCAGCTCAGCTCGCAAAGCGCGTCCGACTACTACCGGACGCAGCTCGACAAGGCGCGCAACGACGTCGGCATCACCCCCGATTCCACGGCCATCAAATCGTTCCTCTCCACCAGGCGCAGCGCCCGCGACCTCTTCAAGGAGGCGCAGGAGGCGGGACCGCCCGCCGAGCGCGTCGCCAAGTACCAGGCGCTGCTCGAACAGTATCCCGACAGTGACGTGAGCCCGCAGGCACAGTTCATGATCGGGTTCATCTACTCCGAAGAGCTGAAGAAGTACGATCAGGCCGAGCAGGCGTTCCGTCAGCTCCTGGCACGCTATCCGAAGTCGGAGCTGGCGCCCTCGGCTCAGTGGATGGTGGATCACATGCGCACCGAGGACGCCCCATCGTTTCTCAATCTGGAGGCGGACTCGACTCGGGGTGGAGCCAGCTCGGGGTCCAAGAAGGGTCCGACAGGCAAGCCGTGA
- the rplI gene encoding 50S ribosomal protein L9, with product MDVILLEDMEGLGNRGAVIHVKPGYARNYLLPRKLAIPAGEKATNLYQELLRQRDAREHKRIAEAKAEAARLDGVEINIPAQANEEDTLFGSITGADIADALARAGHPVDKRRIELEEHIKQLGKYDVTVRIHSGVSATVRVWVVRS from the coding sequence ATGGACGTCATTCTGCTGGAAGACATGGAAGGGCTCGGGAACCGCGGCGCGGTGATCCACGTGAAGCCCGGCTACGCCCGCAATTACCTGCTGCCCCGCAAGCTCGCGATTCCGGCCGGCGAGAAGGCCACCAATCTCTATCAGGAGCTGCTGCGCCAGCGCGATGCCCGCGAGCATAAGCGCATCGCCGAGGCGAAGGCCGAGGCTGCGCGGCTCGACGGGGTCGAGATCAACATTCCGGCCCAGGCCAACGAAGAGGACACGCTGTTCGGCTCGATCACCGGCGCCGACATCGCCGACGCTCTCGCCAGGGCCGGGCATCCGGTGGACAAGCGGCGGATCGAGCTGGAAGAGCACATCAAGCAGCTCGGCAAGTACGACGTGACGGTGCGCATCCACTCCGGAGTGAGCGCCACCGTGCGCGTCTGGGTGGTGCGTTCGTGA
- a CDS encoding DUF2232 domain-containing protein, with protein sequence MRALLLVALLGAGLLLTQLPWAILWLAVPFTVALALLMAWRFGAWTLLLPPALGAGLALSLGVGESWTWWIPAAALSGVWMGLREERGAPSGTRAWMLLPVLVLAAATPWMPGYADRVARLDQKLAEGDAQMIDTARKMGLSHERLDSLRRTVEQNAPTRKTLLPNILPSLVFAWIALLVVAGRTLGSRLGEWLRWPALDRLRLREWRLPDGAIWTFLAGLALLVAQWPAWGPTAWTLLLNSGLGFCVQGIAVVESLMLARGVPPSLIALTLLVVCVFALPVFMFTTAVLGLSDFWLDYRRMESSPNGDVD encoded by the coding sequence ATGCGCGCTCTGCTGCTGGTGGCGCTGCTCGGTGCCGGCTTGCTGCTGACGCAGCTGCCGTGGGCGATCCTGTGGCTCGCGGTGCCGTTCACCGTCGCGCTGGCGTTGCTGATGGCGTGGCGATTCGGTGCCTGGACGCTGCTGCTGCCTCCGGCGCTGGGCGCGGGACTGGCGCTCTCGCTCGGAGTCGGCGAATCGTGGACCTGGTGGATCCCGGCCGCGGCCTTGAGCGGGGTGTGGATGGGGCTGCGCGAAGAGCGTGGAGCGCCGAGTGGGACGCGTGCCTGGATGCTGCTTCCCGTGCTGGTGCTCGCGGCCGCAACGCCGTGGATGCCTGGCTACGCCGATCGCGTCGCTCGCCTGGACCAGAAGCTCGCGGAGGGCGACGCGCAGATGATCGACACGGCGCGCAAGATGGGACTCTCGCACGAACGACTCGACTCGCTCCGGAGGACCGTGGAACAGAACGCGCCCACTCGAAAGACGCTGCTGCCGAACATCCTGCCGAGCCTGGTGTTCGCCTGGATCGCGCTGCTGGTGGTGGCGGGGCGAACGCTCGGATCCCGGCTCGGCGAGTGGCTGCGCTGGCCGGCGCTCGATCGTCTGCGTCTGCGCGAATGGCGACTGCCGGACGGAGCGATCTGGACCTTCCTCGCCGGGCTCGCGCTGCTGGTTGCGCAGTGGCCGGCTTGGGGACCGACCGCATGGACGCTGCTGCTCAACAGCGGCCTCGGCTTTTGTGTCCAGGGGATCGCGGTCGTAGAATCCCTGATGCTCGCGCGAGGCGTTCCACCTTCTCTGATCGCGCTCACCCTGCTGGTCGTGTGCGTGTTTGCCCTGCCCGTTTTCATGTTCACGACCGCGGTGCTCGGGCTCAGCGATTTCTGGCTGGACTACCGCCGCATGGAATCGTCCCCGAACGGGGATGTCGACTAA
- the rpsR gene encoding 30S ribosomal protein S18, whose translation MPREKEKKGKGKGKAKSKGIAKKKYCKLCLEKVGFVDYKDEKRLGRFVTDRGKIVPRRVSGTCARHQKQLTTAIKRARVLAMLPFTSDFYR comes from the coding sequence ATGCCAAGAGAAAAAGAGAAGAAGGGCAAGGGCAAGGGCAAGGCCAAGAGCAAGGGCATCGCGAAGAAGAAGTACTGCAAGCTGTGCCTGGAAAAAGTTGGATTCGTCGATTACAAGGACGAGAAGCGCCTTGGACGATTCGTCACGGATCGCGGCAAGATCGTGCCTCGTCGCGTCTCCGGGACCTGCGCTCGCCACCAGAAGCAGCTGACCACGGCCATCAAGCGCGCTCGGGTGCTGGCGATGCTGCCGTTCACCAGTGACTTCTATCGCTGA
- the rpsF gene encoding 30S ribosomal protein S6, which produces MTKYETTFVLEPGLDENRVNEEIEKLTGWIKDLGGEVLEVQRWGKRRLAYEINRKRDGIYTLVLYQGEGPLVKEIERRLHLNESVMRMLSVIHVPPELTQGVPEAEAVGAGAGDDGGDD; this is translated from the coding sequence GTGACCAAGTACGAGACGACGTTCGTTCTCGAGCCCGGGCTCGACGAGAACCGGGTCAACGAGGAGATCGAGAAGCTCACCGGCTGGATCAAGGATCTGGGCGGCGAGGTGCTCGAGGTTCAACGCTGGGGGAAGCGCCGGCTCGCTTACGAAATCAATCGCAAGCGGGACGGGATCTACACGCTGGTGCTGTACCAGGGGGAGGGGCCGCTGGTGAAGGAGATCGAGCGGCGCCTGCACCTGAACGAGTCGGTCATGCGCATGCTGAGCGTGATCCACGTTCCGCCCGAGCTGACCCAGGGTGTTCCCGAGGCCGAAGCGGTCGGGGCGGGGGCCGGCGACGACGGCGGCGACGACTGA
- the pth gene encoding aminoacyl-tRNA hydrolase, whose translation MPLVLGLGNPGARYARTRHNTGARVVERVVAKVHAEPLPEASEYRAWHARIEEQDLDLMVSRTYMNDTGAALAAWHSRQALVPEDLLVVVDDVYLPIGRLRFRGTGSTGGHQGLASVENALQSRNWARLRVGVGAAESSERLGEHVLEEFEPEELKPMERAIERAADAVVCWTTEGLARAMNRFNAEEEEVSES comes from the coding sequence GTGCCGCTGGTGCTGGGTCTCGGCAATCCGGGAGCGCGCTACGCGCGGACGCGCCACAACACCGGGGCGCGGGTGGTCGAGCGCGTGGTGGCGAAGGTTCACGCCGAGCCGCTGCCCGAGGCGTCCGAGTATCGGGCGTGGCACGCCCGGATCGAGGAGCAAGACCTCGACCTGATGGTGTCGAGGACTTACATGAACGACACCGGCGCGGCGCTGGCGGCCTGGCACTCGCGTCAGGCGCTCGTGCCCGAGGATCTGCTGGTGGTGGTGGATGACGTCTATCTGCCGATCGGAAGGTTGAGATTTCGTGGCACCGGGTCCACCGGCGGACACCAGGGACTCGCGAGCGTCGAGAATGCGCTGCAAAGCCGGAACTGGGCGCGCCTGAGAGTGGGAGTGGGCGCCGCCGAGAGCAGCGAACGGTTGGGCGAGCACGTGCTCGAGGAATTCGAACCCGAGGAGCTGAAGCCGATGGAGCGGGCCATCGAACGGGCCGCCGATGCGGTCGTGTGCTGGACCACCGAGGGTCTGGCCCGGGCGATGAATCGCTTCAATGCCGAAGAAGAGGAGGTTTCGGAATCGTGA
- a CDS encoding 50S ribosomal protein L25 yields the protein MAVIPLTASRRESLGKGGARKSRKAGQIPGVLYGHGETPVAVAVAARDFDVALREHKGGNPIVSLAVNGSEYTALIRAVQYDPLTQGILHLDFQHISLTEQIEVKVAIRLTGLPVGVKDGGGILEPILREVEVRCLPTAIPASIEVDVSHLNIGDSIHLRDLTVPNVVILTDPDSTLATVVPPTVMEEKPAEEVAVAAEAAPTEPEVISKGKKEEGEEAPEAKEKEKGKEKEK from the coding sequence ATGGCAGTCATCCCATTGACCGCGTCCCGGCGCGAGAGCCTGGGCAAGGGCGGCGCACGCAAGTCGCGCAAGGCCGGCCAGATTCCGGGCGTGCTCTACGGGCATGGCGAGACGCCGGTCGCCGTCGCGGTCGCGGCGCGCGACTTCGACGTCGCGCTTCGCGAGCACAAGGGCGGCAACCCGATCGTGAGCCTGGCGGTGAACGGCAGCGAGTACACCGCGCTGATTCGTGCGGTCCAGTACGACCCGCTCACGCAGGGCATCCTGCATCTCGACTTCCAGCACATCTCGCTCACCGAGCAGATCGAAGTGAAGGTCGCGATCCGCCTCACCGGGCTTCCGGTCGGCGTGAAGGACGGCGGCGGCATTCTCGAGCCGATCCTGCGCGAGGTCGAGGTGCGCTGTCTCCCGACCGCGATACCCGCGTCCATTGAAGTGGACGTGTCGCACCTCAACATCGGCGACTCGATTCACTTGCGCGACCTGACGGTGCCGAACGTCGTGATCCTCACCGATCCCGATTCCACGCTGGCCACGGTCGTGCCGCCGACGGTGATGGAGGAGAAGCCGGCCGAGGAAGTGGCGGTGGCGGCGGAAGCGGCGCCGACCGAACCCGAGGTCATCTCCAAGGGCAAGAAGGAAGAGGGCGAGGAGGCCCCCGAGGCCAAGGAGAAGGAAAAGGGCAAGGAGAAGGAGAAATAG
- a CDS encoding ribose-phosphate pyrophosphokinase, which produces MEPFRIFTGNANRRLAQAICNQLKTALGDADVSRFEDGEVSVKFNENIRGIDVFIVQSTGAPAENLMELLVMLDAAKRASARRVTAVVPYFGYARQDRKDQPRAPISAKLVANLITVAGADRALTMDLHSAQIQGFFDIPFDHLYSAPVLVDYFARKKIPNLMVVAPDIGSVKMARAYAKRLGAELGLVDKRRPRPDSVEIMNIIGEVEGRNCVLFDDVVTTARTLCQAAEAIRKDGAREIYAGVTHGVFSADSLARIEASPIKELVITDTVNHEGMGVPANVKELSIAGLLGEAMQRIHEERSLSSLFI; this is translated from the coding sequence GTGGAGCCGTTTCGCATCTTCACGGGAAATGCGAACCGTCGTCTGGCGCAGGCGATCTGCAACCAGCTGAAGACCGCGCTCGGAGACGCCGACGTCTCGCGCTTCGAAGACGGCGAGGTCTCGGTCAAGTTCAACGAGAACATCCGCGGCATCGATGTGTTCATCGTGCAATCCACCGGCGCTCCCGCCGAGAACCTGATGGAGCTGCTGGTGATGCTCGACGCCGCCAAGCGCGCCTCGGCGCGCCGCGTGACCGCGGTGGTGCCCTATTTCGGCTACGCGCGCCAGGATCGCAAGGACCAGCCGCGCGCGCCGATCAGCGCCAAGCTGGTCGCCAATCTGATCACGGTGGCCGGCGCTGATCGCGCGCTCACCATGGATCTGCACAGCGCCCAGATTCAGGGCTTCTTCGACATCCCCTTCGACCATCTGTATTCGGCGCCGGTGCTGGTCGACTACTTCGCGCGCAAGAAGATTCCGAACTTGATGGTGGTGGCGCCCGACATCGGCAGCGTGAAGATGGCGCGCGCCTACGCCAAGCGCCTCGGCGCCGAGCTGGGTCTGGTGGACAAGCGCCGCCCGCGTCCCGACTCGGTCGAGATCATGAACATCATCGGCGAGGTGGAGGGCCGGAACTGCGTGCTCTTCGACGACGTCGTCACCACCGCTCGCACGCTCTGCCAGGCGGCCGAGGCCATTCGCAAGGATGGCGCGCGGGAGATCTACGCCGGCGTCACGCACGGCGTGTTCAGTGCCGACTCGCTGGCGCGGATCGAGGCCTCGCCGATCAAGGAGCTGGTCATCACCGACACCGTGAATCACGAAGGCATGGGCGTGCCCGCGAACGTGAAGGAATTGTCGATCGCCGGTCTGCTGGGCGAGGCCATGCAGCGCATCCACGAAGAGCGTTCACTGAGTTCGTTGTTCATCTGA
- a CDS encoding septation protein SpoVG family protein — protein MIEITEVRVSLRTDDKLKAFVSITLNDSFVIRGLKIIRGNSGLFVAMPSRKRPDGQHQDLAHPINDATRRYLTDRVMTEYERELIQAGALGPPATEAHANDY, from the coding sequence ATGATCGAGATCACCGAGGTCAGGGTGTCTCTGCGCACGGACGACAAGCTGAAGGCGTTCGTCAGCATCACCCTCAACGACTCATTCGTGATCCGCGGACTCAAGATCATTCGGGGCAACTCGGGGCTGTTCGTCGCGATGCCGAGCCGGAAGCGGCCCGACGGACAGCATCAGGACCTGGCGCATCCGATCAACGATGCGACGCGTCGCTATCTCACCGATCGCGTCATGACGGAGTACGAGCGCGAGCTGATCCAGGCCGGTGCGCTCGGCCCTCCGGCGACCGAGGCGCACGCGAACGACTATTGA
- the ispE gene encoding 4-(cytidine 5'-diphospho)-2-C-methyl-D-erythritol kinase, with the protein MPGDGFRRVRVTARAKVNLGLAVGPLRPDGFHELITVFQSISLADTLVAARRASGFRLRVRHENVALPEGGPALTDRVPAGAENLVLRAARLFRQRVGFEGGAEFTLIKRIPAQAGLGGGSADAAAALRALEALSGRRLARARRFDLAAELGSDVPFATIGGTALGRGRGEKLERLRLDRPFRALIVVPRWRVSTARAYRQIDMKKFALTRYMATLRSASLLRRAPVRPGRALRLGNSFEDVLGENRKRFLALRNRLLRAGAVAVRLSGSGSAVLGIIPSGVASHVVAGRLAGNEPRYAVKSERNGLRIEFLP; encoded by the coding sequence ATGCCGGGCGACGGGTTCCGGCGCGTGCGCGTCACGGCGCGCGCCAAGGTCAATCTCGGACTGGCGGTGGGACCGCTGCGGCCGGACGGCTTCCACGAGCTGATCACGGTGTTCCAATCGATCTCGCTCGCCGACACGTTGGTCGCTGCGCGGCGCGCGAGCGGCTTTCGGCTGCGGGTTCGCCACGAGAACGTCGCCCTGCCGGAAGGCGGCCCGGCGCTCACTGACCGCGTGCCGGCCGGCGCCGAAAATCTCGTGCTGCGCGCGGCACGATTGTTCCGGCAGCGCGTGGGATTCGAGGGCGGCGCCGAGTTCACCCTCATCAAGCGCATTCCCGCCCAGGCCGGACTGGGGGGCGGGAGCGCCGATGCCGCGGCCGCTCTGCGCGCGCTCGAAGCGCTGAGCGGCAGGCGCCTCGCGCGCGCGCGGCGTTTCGATCTCGCCGCCGAGCTCGGTTCGGACGTTCCGTTCGCGACGATCGGCGGCACCGCGCTCGGCCGCGGCCGGGGCGAAAAGCTCGAACGCCTGCGTCTGGATCGACCCTTTCGCGCGCTGATCGTGGTGCCGCGTTGGCGCGTGTCGACGGCGCGCGCCTATCGTCAGATCGACATGAAAAAATTTGCCTTGACACGTTACATGGCGACCCTAAGATCCGCTTCACTTCTCCGGCGCGCGCCGGTTCGACCGGGTCGTGCGCTGCGCCTGGGGAACTCGTTCGAGGACGTGCTGGGCGAGAATCGCAAACGTTTTCTCGCTCTCAGGAACCGGCTGCTCCGAGCCGGGGCGGTCGCAGTTCGGCTGTCGGGCAGCGGTTCCGCGGTGCTGGGCATCATTCCGTCAGGTGTTGCTTCTCACGTCGTCGCAGGCCGCCTCGCAGGGAACGAGCCGCGGTACGCGGTGAAGTCCGAACGCAACGGCTTGCGAATCGAGTTCCTCCCGTAA
- a CDS encoding decaprenyl-phosphate phosphoribosyltransferase, whose protein sequence is MIGGLIRSLRPKQWTKNLLVFAGVLFSRQVSDPQLALRALVGFVTFCLLSGSVYLINDLRDVEADRRHPKKQRRPLASGELPMAAAWGALIPLAAVIGALSWWLGPGFCAVAATYLVMNLGYSFWLKRQVLIDVFVVATGFVLRAIAGVALLLPVAPATALSPWLLVCTFFGALFLALAKRRREIENSGAGAGDQREVLKLYSRELLDGLLMITAATSLMSYALYTIWPGTVAKFGTEALLYTVPFVAYGIFRYLYLVRASDKSEDPSQVLLSDRPMGVCVLLYLLAVVLILYRP, encoded by the coding sequence GTGATCGGCGGTCTGATCCGCTCGCTGCGGCCGAAGCAGTGGACCAAGAACCTGCTGGTCTTCGCCGGCGTCCTGTTCTCGCGCCAGGTGAGCGACCCGCAGCTCGCGCTGCGCGCGCTGGTCGGCTTCGTGACGTTCTGCCTGCTGTCGGGCTCGGTCTATCTGATCAACGACCTGCGCGACGTCGAGGCCGATCGCCGCCACCCCAAGAAACAGCGCCGGCCGCTGGCCTCCGGCGAGCTGCCGATGGCGGCGGCGTGGGGCGCGCTGATTCCGCTGGCGGCGGTGATCGGCGCGTTGTCGTGGTGGCTGGGGCCGGGGTTCTGCGCGGTCGCGGCGACCTATCTGGTCATGAATCTCGGCTACAGCTTCTGGCTCAAGCGCCAGGTGCTGATCGACGTGTTCGTCGTGGCGACCGGATTCGTGCTGCGGGCGATCGCCGGCGTGGCGCTGCTGCTGCCGGTGGCGCCCGCGACCGCGCTCTCGCCATGGCTGCTGGTCTGCACCTTCTTTGGCGCGCTGTTCCTGGCGCTGGCCAAGCGCCGGCGCGAGATCGAGAATTCCGGCGCCGGAGCAGGTGATCAGCGCGAGGTCCTCAAGCTCTACAGCCGCGAGCTGCTCGACGGCCTGCTCATGATCACCGCCGCCACCAGCCTGATGAGCTACGCGCTCTACACCATCTGGCCGGGGACGGTCGCCAAGTTCGGCACGGAAGCCCTGCTCTACACCGTTCCGTTCGTGGCCTATGGGATCTTTCGCTACCTGTACCTGGTCCGCGCCTCGGACAAGAGCGAGGATCCTTCGCAGGTGCTGCTCAGCGACCGGCCGATGGGCGTCTGCGTGCTGCTCTATCTGCTCGCGGTCGTGCTGATCCTCTACCGCCCCTGA